DNA sequence from the Armigeres subalbatus isolate Guangzhou_Male chromosome 1, GZ_Asu_2, whole genome shotgun sequence genome:
CCGCAGtgctaacgattttttttttcattgttggAAATTATAAACATATGGAATAGGTTTTGTTTCGTCCTTAAACaaagtaaagctgtagaggcgcaAGTTGTTACTTGATATTACGattcatgtgaaaaactcatgatatTTTAACAGAGTaggtttggaaaattagaagTAAAGGATAAAATGAAATCCTCTCCCTAAATTATCCATTGCGACTAGACataacatgacttgatagtttatccacagataacagatatttaggctagaacaaattttatcgaaaatcctgtgtaaacttttgaattgatatacgttggctcactactgccatctactcaactgattgcggcagtataTACGAACGCAGCggattaacaaccgtcgaacgcagccaatgtatTTGTCAGctgcattcgggctgcgttttcaataacaatgatccttgcgccatctccaatcgattgccaaacgaggtcccaatttaaaatacatttgaattaacggttgcggatgtttacacacgtatcggatgccagcctcaatatctgttatctgtggtttatCCTACTTTcattatcaatattttcaaaatctcagagcGCAGGAGCCTGTAAGAGCTTATGATCACGTGggatttccttaacaaaattatgCGTGAGTCAAGAACAAATGGTGCTAGGGGGCGTACACATAGTACTTAAGCACTTATTGGGGAAGGGGGTGGCttctgtcgttttcttacgcaccatgtacataaaaaaatattcaagtatGAAATAAATCTTACATGAGGGAGGGGGAGTCGAAAACCCCTAAAAAAATGCTCACGTAATAAGTGTATGGCCCctagacaattttaagctgatgtcataccattgcattgtggcaaatgagaagtagaaagaGAAGTAAAAACAAATTGTGCGTTGCTGCacttatcaaaattgattggcaagaccgaaaggaccactgtcagtaaaactgaaataactgagcgggcggagagtggcggaacctaatttcttcaggattggattcctgacaaaaaaatgaagctTCAGTGTaaatttcattgatgggtactGATGGGTACCCTTTTGAATTTGACAATGAATACAgcaagaagataatacaataatgtaatacataataaagaccgagtactttctacgcgattaaaaataatttacaaacGTTTAAgcgtggctttattagttttaGGGCTGCACTTTGTAATGATtccaaatataataggtttggaAGATGTATATGATGTGGCCGACATAATGGagcagtaagataaatgttacaagatttaacataattaaaaatcgacaacatgctcaacttgtattgactataaaggtaagatccacccgaataaaatgactcaaaactatgtttacatgatcgtcaagtattctactagCAACCCATGACTCAAGTAATCAATTTGGAtccttttgaaaaaatggtttttgaccgtctttttgaagaaTGGTCCTTCTGtgcaccggggcaagttgaaatgcgggataagttgaaacggaagctgtaatttattTCGGAAATGACCAAATGCccagattatttttttcaacaaactactccccttAACGGACCTTCcgactgccattcccggaagattgcagctactaAAAGCAATCCATGTCATTGTTCATTTTTCGcactttgcaaaatccaaaccaactttttgacctgccaataaaacaggtctcaaaatgatgcttggaagagttttttcatcaaatttgcatggtaggtaatcattcaatggcGAATAAgtataatgattatgaaaaatcgatggaagacccgttttaatttttggaatgtggtcgtttgaaattgctccgcatatttaacccatcggggcaaatagaaatgcatggtgcggggcaagttgaaacaatgaCTCAAAACGTCAACCTCaaaataaaaactatttttcaaaagaatttaacatggtccgtaaatacattcggagaacataaatttataaaaaaaaggtcaaaacatctgaaaataaatttaattaatttcagcccatcccgtcatgaatgcaaccctcctacaatcttTACTAAAGAATTTAATGTAAAGGGGTCATGGTTAAACTGCACGGTCTAGTATTTCTTAATCTACTACAGTctagattcttaatctactttttCTCGACATGTGCACTTGGTTTCAAAAAATATAACATGACGATTATAAACATTTCGTTACCTACACCTTTCACTTTAAGCACCCTCTTTCTCGAATCGAAGCGTTCATGATAGATACGCTGGTTGATTAATGTGAATTTATGAAGAGCTTCAACGGAATTATCAAACGCACAAttcaagtgaaccaaataatgaaccatcctGAAAAGTAATCCTAGTGGTTACTGGTAGGAGGAAACCagtctgataaattttcagtgTAGGGAGACAGTTTTGagataatttctgaaagaaaatcaaaaccgtCAGAAATTTCCATGGGACTCTTGCGAATCTTGGCAatatagtcacctttacaacctcgtgcatcttgagtctcactgagtacatatataTTACGGCAAAATTAGCTAATATCTGTATATAGAGgtgtgtttcaacttgccccgatgtgtgtggcaagttgaaacaatgcacataaaaattaatttcagtatacaaaatatttataaaaaaacttTGGTAaggtttcttattttttatgtataatctttgggccgaactagcaaacaccgcgaacggattcaaaatttatcaaagggtgattttttttacagcccttcaaagttcaactttgaaaaaaccgtttcaacttgccccggtgtaccttacttggcgaatggcgaacacctggtatgTGGTgtagcgttcgcccataaaacccgccgagctcctttgcaattggtgctagtcgacggcataaaatttgggagaataccttgtaggtggcgttcagcaatgtgattgcgcgatagttgctacaatccagcttatcaccctttttgtagatgggacacacgacaccttccttccactactgcggcaaaacttcctcctcccaaatcttggtaatgacccaagtctaaacataaaataaataaaaaacattatgattttcttaaaaataaaCCATTTTTTGAGGTGACGAGTTCAatcaaaaaaagttttctttactacactgggcataaaagtaaccGTTTGCCACATGCAATTGGTTGGCATCAAAATCTCTCAACTAATAACTGGTGAAATGCAACAAGAACACCAAGTTAGGATTCGAATGTGAAGTAATTGGGATAAGCACTGATCTTGAAGAAAGTTTAAATCACATTATTGCTAAGATACGGTAgacattatttttaatttttagccAAGTTGATCAATTTTTTCTCAAATGTTTCAATCCTTGAAGCCACCGAAACAACATTAATAGATAGTGATTTCTTTTCGTTAATATGAATATCCCAAAACTAAAAATAGAACCATAATCCAAAGGATGAGAAGAAGATATGAGTTCGACTATTGTAGGTAAAAAAATCACAGAGCGAATCCCCGAAAGattgaaaatttggatttcGTGTTATGGCAAATTGACACAAGTAGAATGGGAAAGGGAACAGAACGCACCTACATCCGATGGGCCGATGTATGCTTAACATTTTGCCGGCAATGTGTGGGAACaatgtgaaaaaaatgttaatctTCACTGTTTCGTTTATCCACACCGCGGCAGTGCCGTTCTGATAGAGCATACCTTGTTGAATTGGAAAACGGTGACACGCAAAATAAACACAGCGTTCTGGAGCTGCAGAGCGGGTGAGAACACGGAGAAAACGAATTCTGCATGCAAAAGTTCGTTTACCGAAAGCTTATTCGTAGACGATGTAGATTTGTTTTATGCATGCGGAAATAATCTTCAAGCAGCCATCAATTGTTTGGTTATTGTATTAGCGGACGCTATTCTTCTTAAAAATCTACATAATTTGTGTAGAGTAGCAACTAGTTCTCGCGAAAGAGGTGCCATTATCGGCAAACCcattcccatttttttttttatcaaaccgACTCAGTAATTCTTTGAGATGATTCGAATATAAGCGATGCAGCTACTTAAAACTAAAATCGATGTTAAAAATTATAGTAGAAAAATTGGAAGTAATAAATACCTCGTGACAAACTTCCATATAGTCTGGGTCATGCATAATATCCTTGATCATGTCCTTCAGCATTGTGTACCGTGGGAAAATTGGGTAAATTTTGGAATTGCCATACTCAGCCTGGAATAATGAATAGCAgcattgaaaattttccttattaaaattaatttaatataCCTTTAATTCCCGAATGAGGTTTCTCAGACCGGTATACTTTTTAAGTAAGCGGTATAAGTCATTAATCATTTGGGTGTTCTCCTGCTCTATCTGTGCGGTCGTCATCACTTTAAGAAGTAAAAGATGAAATGATTTAGATAGCACCATAGTGAACAATGAATGGAAAAACAATTTCATGCATGCATGATCGATTTAACGATTCAACTCACTTTCCAGACGCTCCATCCGCTCCCGTTTTTCCGCGGCTTCTTCAGCCAGCTTGGCGGACGTTTTGACACCTTCGCCTGACTTTTGCGACTTTTCCATAATACTGCACGCCCGCAGCACAAAGGCAGGGACTGTTTCGAGCTTTTCCTGTTTGGGTATTTCCACTAGCGTCCAGTACTGGGTTTCTAAACGAATGACGTCCTGCAAAGAGATGAAATATAGCAAAATACGTGTATCGATGACTAGCGAAATTATCAATTCACTGAAGATTGCGCAAACTGTCTTGTTTCTGTTATAATTGGTGatataaacaaaattgattttaaattacTTCAACCGGAATTCTCATTTTGGAACATCATGTTTAAATAATATGTAGCTTCCTCCGAAACATCAAAGGTGGTAATTAATGATGATGAAGAACGATGTGGTTTGTTTTGAGTTAATTGGTCAGTTTAACATAATTCATCAAATTATCCAAAAATTACCTTAATCATCAGCTTCAGCATCGGGTACCGATTAAAAACGTTCCGCTGGCTTTTAGAATCACCATACTTGTTCATTAGAGTAACTAATGCCTTTTTCGCCGTATCGTATGACTCTTCCAGACGTAAGCGCACCGCCCGCAATCGCTCGTTGGTCTCCAGTAGCTCCTCGCGGCTCATGCCACCTAAAATGATTTTCGGAAAACGGACGATGGAAGAGAAGAAACGTGGGGAAAATTGATAGTTAATCATCAGCAGCATCGCTATGCTCGTCATCTATACAAAGAGCGCGCGGTGACGCTTCATAGATTGTGTTGGCTGTCGAAAGAAACATTAAACCTACTTGGCGATCCTTCATCCTTGACATCTTGCACGATCCGCCGAACGCTCTGGGTGAATTTGCCAACCAAGTTGGAGGAGGCAGAACCTGTAGAGCATTTTTCCATGCCGCGGCCATATCgtaaagaaaaaatataaatacatAAGCAACACAAACCGTTTAGTTATGACTGAAGGAAGAAGAGGAACTATGTAGTTCAATTCATGACACCATAAATCAATTTTACTCAATTGAAGACAAGTTGTTGAAGGCAAAACTGTTGTTAAGTTAACGAAGCGTTTATTTGAGAAACAATATTGAATATTGGCCAGTAGACAGGCTCAGCCTAGTATCGGAAGGAAATATTGTTCCACCCCAATTTCATTCAAGGTAAGAAGTAATCATTTCAATCGGTTGTTGCATAAACGATTGGAGCCTTTGATGTTAATTTTTTATGAAGTTTTCTTTTGTTTAGGTTAATCATTTGAAACGACCTATGGGCTCAGATTGAATTGATATGCAAAATTAATTCTGCAGCACATTCCATGAATATTTTTACAGTGTTTTCTGCTGTACATTGAGGGCTGTGCTATATACTTTGCAATTTGTTTACAGCTTATTTTTGCTTTGAGTAACATGCTGATTGAGCTGGATAACATTTATATAACATGAAACAAAAAACATTTTAGGCTGATCCCACTGAAACCAAAATTTTGACACTCAGAATAAACCGGAATCAATACGATCTCTACAATTTGAAAATGTGTTTCAAA
Encoded proteins:
- the LOC134205218 gene encoding uncharacterized protein LOC134205218, with the translated sequence MGKNEMKRGISQRSSDAGDSPKHYGSASSNLVGKFTQSVRRIVQDVKDEGSPSGMSREELLETNERLRAVRLRLEESYDTAKKALVTLMNKYGDSKSQRNVFNRYPMLKLMIKDVIRLETQYWTLVEIPKQEKLETVPAFVLRACSIMEKSQKSGEGVKTSAKLAEEAAEKRERMERLEMMTTAQIEQENTQMINDLYRLLKKYTGLRNLIRELKAEYGNSKIYPIFPRYTMLKDMIKDIMHDPDYMEVCHERT